The Tripterygium wilfordii isolate XIE 37 chromosome 18, ASM1340144v1, whole genome shotgun sequence nucleotide sequence AGAGAATAATTGTGCATTTATTTTGCAACTGCCTGCACAAGAGAACAATGAGCTATAGGACTCTCGAGGTGTTCCTTAGGGAGACTCTCTGATGATCAAATCTATTCAAGTATTACGCGTAAAGTGTAAGTGCTCTGAAACTCAGAAGTTCGCAAGTTCAAGAGATTTGAGTTATGAGTTTCCAGTTTAGAATTACTTGGCGTGgaggcttcttttcttctttttttataagcatACTGATTTTATTGATTAGGGAAGACAAGAGgacaaagaagaacaaaaaccaCAACAATACAGACCATCAAGGCCATCCCAGACTTGAGAGAGAAGACCATTAACAGACGGAGGGAGGAGCTAAAAAAGAAGGAGCTAGGCACCCCAAACAACCACAGCCCGGGTGGAGGTATGGAGTGAAAGAAGTTCGGTTCTTATAGGGGAAGTCTTGCTTTCTCCATAGTTTTAGGAAGGTTTCCTTGGGCCGAGTCccccttctttctttccttttagaAGACTGATATCTTCTCTAGTGAAAATTCTCGATTCCCTTAGATGTTTGATCACCTTAGGGTTTTTGGCTCCTGTTAGGTGTTTGTCACATTGATCTTTCCGAGATAATGCATTTCGGATGTCATTTGCATCAGTGTTATTAGAATCAGCCCGGCCCAACGTTAAGGTATGCAAGTTACCCACCCCATTTTAGAGTACCCCAAATTggagcaaccaaaaaaaatggGTACCCAAAGTAATTGTTTTCACCGAATACTTATTGGAGATGCCCTAATACTTATTTGATCAACTTCACTTCTAGTTAAAAATTATTGTCGATGCACGGTACGTAGTTTCTTGCTTATACTTCGACGACGAGTGTCGTCATGTCATTGCGTAGTCATTCTTTGTATTatcattttgaagaaaaaatacttaaaataaaataagcaaGAATTAATTGGTAATTAACTAAATGGCATGAATCAGGTGAGGAATAATTAAGTACAGCtagaataaaatagaaaaagtCCGTCTCTACGGGCTCTGTATGTCCGACGACGATCCCTTCCAACTACTAGACGACACACTATTCCCACATTTGGCCACCGTCCTCACGCTCTCGATCAAAGCCTCGGTTCGAGCCTCCTGCGACAATATCTCCGCCAACTGTTCCGGACTTATCACCAGCTTCACCTTCCACACACCGCTGCTGTTATACCTCGGAAACACCTCCGCTTCAGTTCGCCTCAATATCCTCTGATTATCAAGCGACATGCGATGATAAGGCGTAGAGCTGCCTAAGTGATTATCATTAGTACTGTCCTCTAATTGTCTTGAAAATTGGTTGGCGTTGAATGGAAGAAGGTAGTAGAGTTTTCCGGCGCGTAGCTCTTCGTTGTGGAGGAGGGGTTGAGAGAAGAGGTCGTGGGTGCGGTAGATGGCGTGGCCGGGGAATTCGTTTGTGATGGACTCTGCTGTAACTGGTGCGTAGAGCTCCATGATGCCGCCGTTTGATGTCACCACTTTTATcatttgctcaacttctccaaatcCTTTGAACAAGCAATTCCCCATAATGTTATATTTACCCAATGATTCTCTTCTACCTTTTTTGATAATCGAAAgaagtatatatataagaatggAATCAATGAAAGGATAATAAAAGGTTTAAGAATGCGTCGGTGAGGTGTTTCGTGAAGGTTTCACTAGGGTCCATTGATCGAGCCGACACAAGTATATATCCTTTTCTTGACCAACCCAAATTAATCCCAAATATTTTGGTTCTTTGTGGTGGGCTGGTCCCATGTTTCTTCGCAGGGTTGGGTTGGTGCTCGAGCGTACACATAAAATATCCTTGTTTTAggttaacccaaaaaaaagaaaagaaaagggttaACCTGCTGAAGAAAGGGGTTAATTTCATCGCTACTTTCTAACTACAGTACTGCAGAAAAGTTACTCAAGGTGAATGAGTTGGCTGACACTAAATCCTTTCATTTACGATCGATAATAAAACAATGCAAACATCCAAAAATTATATAGGTAAAATATTTGATGCTTGGACTCATCTGGTAGTTCATGATGGTTTAGGGTGCTCATGGTCAATGGCCACCATTATCATGGTTTTAATTGCCTTATTGACCAGTTTACAACCTTTGCTTTTCCAAGTAGAGCCCAGTTTTAGGccataaaaaaataagagaagTGCTGGACTTCGCACAAAGTATGGGTCAGGCCCGTCAGAACGACGTCGTTTTGCACAATGAAGGTTCAAAAACCAGGGACAAATCATAACACGAGTGCCCAAAAAAACAAATGCTTTTTATACggctaataatatatatatatatatgccaccACTTTTGGTGGCCTACTCATTGTATACTTGAATGTTTTCTTCCTTGGCATGATGACATGACCCTGTAGTATAAATTAATTTGGTTTACTTCTCAATTTTAAAACTTTATATATTACTGACTTTTACATAAAGACAAAACGACAAAGCATCTAGCCGTTAAATGCAGATTCTAAATTATCATTTATTGGCAGGGATGGTGCTATGTAtatagcttttttttttgagttacaaCTAAAGTAGATATCCAATAACCgctacaacacactacccagagtattacatccaggcaaaaaagtgtgttgtaGGTGAAACTTATATACTATTTCAGAGGGACAATCCTAATCGATGTGGGAGTACGCAGAGGTAAACAGAGGCACTTCAACCACATATCTACACACACACTCCACTCACACATGTGAGCTACAACTGTTTTTTTTGAGTTACAACTAAAGTAGATATCCAATAACCgctacaacacactacccaaagtattacatccaggcaaaaaagtgtgttgtaggcaaaaaagtgtgtttCATACATAGCTTTCATGCCACTAGTTCCATTCATATAATTAAAGGACATTTGATAAAACAATcatcatgcatgcatgtttgAAAAACGAAATCTTTTATCATACAACCAAATCACCTGTTAATCACGGTTCGAACAACCAATAAGGGATAAATTTGGTTTTTCCTCCCATTAAGTGTTAGTTAAAGTTTGCATCTTTTGATTGAGCCTACATCATTGCGATATGTACGTGGTGCTGTTAGATCTTGTAAGAAAATATGCAGTGGTATTGGTAGACCGTGTCACACATTTATCTGGTGTACTATAATCAATAGTATTGTGATATTTCATAGATTGTTTGTATCAATTTATGGGTGGTTgaaaataatttgaaatttgaattataaattaattattttcatcaAATCACTCATGATTGGACATCACATCCTATAAATTACCAGTTACATCCTATAAATTACCGATTGGTTCTAGAATATCatatcaacatatatatatatatatatatatatgacatgaCAATGTGAATATTTTCTCGTTATGTATGGACATCGTTTCACTAAGcaaattacttttttttctttctgccaCATAAAACgaaagaacaagaaaacaaagctAACTAGGTTGAAGTCAAAACCATAGGGAGGTGGGTCATGCCTTAGTGATGCAAACGTTGTTGCCTACcccaaaattatgaatttaattgtGACTAGAACTGCATTAATTCGCCAGGTTTAATTGGTTGTCTCTAGCTGGTGTTAGGCTTTGATTTCTTTGTTGTATTTAACTGTTGTTCTAACACTTTCTTTACGTGTCAGCGAACGTAGCTCTTAAGGTTGGGGAAACGAAATTCAAGTATAGAACCTAAATATTTATATAGACTCTTGACGGATCACATTCAAAAATGATAgggatttaaaatttttgttgtcTCAAATATATGATGTGTCAAGTAATGAGTGAATTTATGTGAGTCTTTtatatttaagttgaaaataaaataacaccGAACcattagttggagtgataaaaataatatgtaTCACCTTAATAACTAAAGTTTGAATCCTCTCTTCCCGTTTCAAACCACGTGAACCGGTTAAATCCAAAGTGGAAGCCAAGTTTGAAAATAATGTCAAATTGCGGCTTCACCAAGcgtcaaaatttcaaattaacCTAGATGAAGagtatgtctttttttttattccctcCAGATTtagaatattaattttattgacAACGGCGCTGCCAGTAATCATTGAAATTGCCAACTACGAATGCAAAAAAGGGCCGTGAATCGTTCGCGACGCCGCATCATTTGAACGGTCTCCGCCAATGCCTCCGCGGTTCTAGTAACGTAATTGAAAACGCATGTTTCATGCGCGGATAAAAATGTCAGCTGGTGCACAGTCCTGCACTGTAACCGGATCAGTTAGTCACGCATTCGTTCGTTTATGGCTGGCGGTTCATATTGTCACGGCGGCCTTTTTTATGTATGACCATCCTTTGTTGTTTCTACACGTGTCAGAAATACTAATTTATTAATTGAGTCATCCAATAAAACAATCATATGTAAATGGGTCATGGTTGCTCATGATATCAGGATAAACCCAAAGGGACCCACAAGTTTCATGTCATCACGTCACATGggcatattatattatatatcgtgtgtgtatataaatatattcttGTGCTATCTACTCAAGACTCAGGAGACGAGGAGACCTAGCTAGCTCATCACAAACGTTTAACTaaagaccatatatatatatatacgcatccaagcaaggagagagagagagagagagagagagagagaatggggaACTGGTTTGCTAAAAACAAGATGGTGCACTCTTTACCTTTAGACGAGAAAGAAGGTGGTGTGGAGGATGA carries:
- the LOC119984468 gene encoding uncharacterized protein LOC119984468 produces the protein MGNCLFKGFGEVEQMIKVVTSNGGIMELYAPVTAESITNEFPGHAIYRTHDLFSQPLLHNEELRAGKLYYLLPFNANQFSRQLEDSTNDNHLGSSTPYHRMSLDNQRILRRTEAEVFPRYNSSGVWKVKLVISPEQLAEILSQEARTEALIESVRTVAKCGNSVSSSSWKGSSSDIQSP